A single Tachypleus tridentatus isolate NWPU-2018 chromosome 9, ASM421037v1, whole genome shotgun sequence DNA region contains:
- the LOC143226379 gene encoding uncharacterized protein LOC143226379 produces MVVSEACQVVPSTEDNLMASSSSNSSTERKKTMFKRRKTISKRPKHPPAKSPALRIITLMGIVCFICSLIVIGIVVLAVLLSETISTSSSSEKFRKEIIYLVPRATYFDNRPRTIVIHRQNKTLSKQQYSELTELINNYNKENDSPSSLCNKRKSDRQFCSFPVSKISKDCSAQNSFGYDIKKLCVALVFQEIDEWVPMPYRNTESDRIPDEIANDYDSSLLYMTCVSKSKSHEQDIILSPYQGFPLVHFPARNISPPMVMLQILNPPMRTDILVTCRLWASNTIENTKYGIPGNITFSLWILSMLSNNST; encoded by the coding sequence ATGGTGGTGTCCGAGGCATGCCAAGTGGTACCGTCTACAGAAGACAATCTAATGGCATCGTCGTCTTCTAACTCGTCAAccgaaagaaagaaaacaatgtttaaaagacGTAAAACGATTTCAAAACGTCCTAAACATCCTCCAGCAAAAAGTCCTGCTCTTCGAATTATCACCTTAATGGGCattgtttgtttcatttgctCCTTAATTGTAATTGGAATAGTCGTGTTGGCTGTTTTATTATCAGAAACGATTTCTACCTCTTCAAGTTCAGAGAAATTTCGTAAAGAGATCATCTATTTAGTTCCTCGAGCAACATATTTTGATAACCGACCTCGAACAATTGTGATTCATCGACAGAACAAAACATTGTCGAAACAACAATATTCAGAATTAACAGAACTGATTAATAACTACAATAAAGAAAATGATTCACCTTCAAGTTTGTGCAACAAAAGAAAGTCAGACAGGCAATTTTGCTCATTTCCAGTTAGTAAAATCAGCAAAGATTGCTCTGCACAAAACAGCTTTGGTTATGACATTAAAAAACTTTGTGTGGCGCTCGTTTTCCAGGAAATTGATGAATGGGTTCCCATGCCATATAGAAATACCGAATCTGATCGAATTCCTGATGAAATTGCAAATGATTATGATTCTTCCTTATTATACATGACGTGTGTCAGTAAAAGTAAATCACATGAGCAAGATATTATTTTATCGCCGTATCAGGGTTTCCCACTTGTACATTTTCCAGCTCGCAACATATCCCCACCAATGGTAATGCTACAAATTTTAAATCCGCCTATGAGAACAGACATATTAGTCACATGCCGATTATGGGCTAGTAACACTATAGAAAATACCAAATATGGTATTCCTGGCAATATAACGTTTAGTTTATGGATCTTAAGCATGTTATCAAATAATAGCACTTAG